In Echinicola jeungdonensis, one genomic interval encodes:
- a CDS encoding efflux RND transporter permease subunit, protein MALNLLQFPIGITGTANDAPIQIVLSGPDLDTLKSFSDKVMAEMEQVPGTRKIESSLEEETGIRVEVDRAKMADLGLNMSMVGRNHASGFQWQY, encoded by the coding sequence TTGGCGCTGAATTTACTGCAGTTTCCCATTGGAATTACCGGTACTGCCAATGATGCTCCCATTCAGATTGTGCTTTCAGGCCCTGACTTGGATACACTGAAAAGCTTCTCTGATAAGGTTATGGCAGAAATGGAGCAAGTCCCTGGTACCCGGAAAATAGAATCCAGCCTGGAGGAGGAAACCGGAATCAGGGTGGAAGTGGACCGGGCCAAAATGGCGGACCTTGGCCTGAACATGAGTATGGTGGGGCGGAACCATGCAAGTGGCTTTCAATGGCAATACTGA
- a CDS encoding efflux RND transporter permease subunit, translating into MSCSARTELVSVTVKSQVSGRPTGTVGAKIQERIAQLEIPKEVSISYAGDMKMQEEGFGSLGIALLASILLIYLIMVVLYDNYVYPFVVMFSLPLGGDWALLALAMSSSSLSIFSILGLTMLMGLVAKNAIMLVDFTNQLKEAGLEVKAALVKAVEIRFRPILMTTLAMVFGMLPIALASGAGAEWKMAWPGH; encoded by the coding sequence GTGAGTTGCAGCGCCAGGACAGAATTGGTTTCTGTAACTGTTAAGTCCCAGGTATCCGGTAGACCAACCGGTACGGTGGGGGCAAAAATTCAGGAGAGAATTGCCCAATTGGAAATTCCAAAAGAGGTGAGTATTTCCTATGCAGGTGATATGAAAATGCAGGAAGAAGGATTTGGAAGCCTGGGAATTGCTTTGTTGGCATCGATATTGTTGATCTACCTGATTATGGTGGTCTTGTATGATAATTATGTTTATCCATTTGTTGTAATGTTTTCGCTGCCATTGGGCGGTGATTGGGCTCTTTTGGCCCTGGCCATGTCCAGCAGCTCGCTAAGTATTTTCAGTATTCTTGGATTAACTATGCTGATGGGACTGGTTGCAAAGAACGCCATTATGCTTGTTGACTTTACTAATCAGCTGAAAGAAGCTGGACTGGAGGTAAAAGCTGCCTTGGTCAAAGCAGTGGAAATCCGGTTTCGTCCGATCTTGATGACCACTTTGGCCATGGTATTTGGGATGTTGCCCATTGCATTGGCATCAGGGGCCGGTGCGGAGTGGAAAATGGCTTGGCCTGGGCATTGA
- a CDS encoding efflux RND transporter permease subunit → MGGSTIKVNDVAEVVDSNKEEEILSRLNGNSAIGITIQKQSDANAVDVAERVDEALADLEATYQGSDLKFEVSQDSSDFTLELRKQ, encoded by the coding sequence ATGGGTGGATCTACCATAAAAGTTAATGATGTGGCTGAGGTGGTTGACTCCAATAAGGAAGAGGAAATTCTAAGTCGGCTGAATGGCAATAGCGCCATTGGGATAACCATCCAAAAACAATCGGATGCCAATGCAGTGGATGTGGCAGAAAGGGTTGATGAGGCATTGGCTGATTTGGAAGCCACTTACCAGGGAAGTGATTTGAAGTTTGAGGTCTCCCAGGATTCCTCTGACTTTACCCTGGAGCTGCGGAAGCAGTGA
- a CDS encoding efflux RND transporter permease subunit, whose protein sequence is MQVAFNGNTDAQYRDGDYEYDINVRMDEFDRKSVGDIEALGFVNNRGELIQLKQFAKVIPSEGPSELQRQDRIGFCNC, encoded by the coding sequence ATGCAAGTGGCTTTCAATGGCAATACTGATGCCCAATACCGGGATGGAGATTATGAATATGATATCAATGTCCGCATGGATGAGTTTGACAGAAAATCCGTCGGGGATATTGAAGCATTAGGATTTGTCAATAACAGGGGAGAGTTGATTCAATTGAAGCAATTTGCTAAGGTAATCCCTTCAGAAGGCCCTAGTGAGTTGCAGCGCCAGGACAGAATTGGTTTCTGTAACTGTTAA
- a CDS encoding IS3 family transposase yields the protein MKTFFKILKSETGYRKYGSVMQAKQEIFEFIEIWYNRNRRHSSLG from the coding sequence CTGAAAACTTTCTTCAAAATCCTGAAATCGGAAACAGGATACCGTAAATACGGATCAGTAATGCAAGCAAAACAGGAAATTTTCGAATTTATTGAAATCTGGTACAATAGGAACAGGAGACACTCCTCACTTGGGTAA
- a CDS encoding transposase, translating into MEKGETFDKAFKTMAVELHLNGKTSTEVGRELGIGPDLVRRWAREFKASESSSFPETGNSI; encoded by the coding sequence ATAGAGAAAGGAGAAACATTTGACAAGGCCTTTAAAACGATGGCCGTAGAGCTTCATTTGAATGGAAAAACAAGTACTGAAGTTGGAAGAGAACTTGGGATTGGACCAGACCTGGTCAGGCGTTGGGCCAGGGAATTTAAAGCAAGTGAATCCAGCAGCTTTCCGGAAACGGGAAACAGCATCTAA
- a CDS encoding IS3 family transposase: MQQLSGNGKQHLTEEEKGNPCLEKSLKEAELERDILKKAVSIFSKGDNKYSGFIRAHRHEFAVEKMCRVFKVSRSGFMAGLTENHPNVLRSEKKYPGEIHKIYAESKCRYGSPKITIELRDRGFSVSRPRVARIMKANGLRSVISGKFSVCTTESNHSFRISPNLLNRNFSPDGPAKSWVSDITYIWTEEGWLYLTMIMDLYDRKIIGWSMSTTMHCRGNSYTGMANGTDQQAFFRDLGFPFRQGRTICLR; this comes from the coding sequence ATCCAGCAGCTTTCCGGAAACGGGAAACAGCATCTAACAGAAGAAGAGAAAGGAAATCCTTGCCTTGAAAAAAGCCTGAAAGAAGCCGAACTGGAGCGTGATATTCTAAAAAAGGCAGTAAGCATCTTTTCCAAGGGGGACAACAAATATTCCGGGTTCATAAGGGCTCACAGGCACGAGTTTGCTGTTGAAAAGATGTGCAGGGTTTTTAAAGTAAGCAGAAGCGGTTTTATGGCTGGCTTAACCGAAAACCATCCAAATGTGCTGAGGAGCGAGAAGAAGTATCCAGGGGAAATCCATAAAATCTATGCTGAAAGCAAGTGCCGGTATGGAAGTCCGAAGATAACCATTGAGCTTAGGGACAGGGGCTTTTCGGTGTCCAGGCCAAGGGTTGCCAGGATAATGAAAGCAAATGGGCTCAGGAGTGTGATATCGGGGAAGTTCAGTGTCTGTACCACTGAATCTAACCACAGTTTCAGAATCAGTCCGAACCTGCTTAACAGGAACTTCAGCCCTGATGGCCCTGCAAAATCATGGGTATCGGACATTACCTACATCTGGACAGAAGAGGGATGGCTTTACCTGACCATGATCATGGACCTGTATGACCGTAAGATAATCGGATGGTCGATGTCCACCACCATGCATTGCCGGGGCAACAGTTATACCGGCATGGCGAATGGCACAGATCAACAGGCCTTTTTCAGAGACCTGGGTTTTCCATTCAGACAGGGGCGTACAATATGCCTGCGGTGA